The Macrobrachium nipponense isolate FS-2020 chromosome 7, ASM1510439v2, whole genome shotgun sequence DNA window tacaaagaaGAAACATCggaatttatttcaatttgcaCAAGTATCTAACAGCATACTGTACCActaataaatatttctatttatgctaATTCATAGTTAATTTGGGAAGTCGTACCTGTGAGAGAATGACTGCCCAGAAAcactaaacagaaaaaaatgatgaCTTTAcaactatcataaaaaaaaatacccacaaTATTTTCTTTCTCGATACGATAACTTTTTACCTATCTGTGCCTAGCACGAGATTCAATGAACGTGTTATCAAAAGAAtcgtttttaccatttttttttatctgtcatgTCAATTTCCACAAAGCACCAGATACCATCACATCTGAAGCAACATTAGGTATAAAAAGACCTCAATCTCCTCGGAATAATCACTCTGCACGGCTAACTCTCCTTGTTTacaggtaagtctctctctctctctctctctctctctctcctctctctctctctctctcgctctctctctctctctactctctctcttctctctctctctatctctcttctctctctctggtattagTTGTGAATCCTAACATAGCAAATTAAGAACTTCACGCGTTTTCCATTACCAAAAGAAACATAACGAGAACAAATCAGTGAATAGCCCCTattcattaattaaattaataaattacctatgtactatatatctaaaaaaaatatctcgAGAAGACAAAGAAAATGTACTCTGCTTCTGATGATGTTACATACTTCACAAGGATACCAAAAGTAACTGCGTTTCCACATATTTCCAAAGTAACAACAAAGCTACTATACTGACCACATCTCCACAGGACCTTCAACAACCCAACAATGAAGCTGGCAGCTCTGTGGGCGCTGCTGCCTTTAGCAGCAGCGGCTGGAGTGGTACCACCAGAAAATGAAGGAGTTAACTGGGCTGTCCTTGTTGCTGGATCCAGTGGATGGTTCAACTACCGACATCAGGTAAAACCAACCGATTTTTGCATTTAGAATTGAAAATCCACGTGAatcattcatcatagactttcaaaTATTATCAAGATAAACACACTTTCTTAAAGGATGAGCGACTCTCAAAACATACTTCCCATTACAGTCCGACATCTGCCACGCATACCAAATCATGCATGACCGAGGTATTCCTGATGAACGTATCATTGTCATGATGTATGACGACATAGCCCGATCACTTCACTGTAATATAAGATCATTTCAAACATGGTCATTTCAGCTGAAGTTTTCTTGCCTTTTATTCCCGCTCCTACACAATCAAAACTTATCGGTGAAAATGTCCCTACTTCAGTCATTCATCTCTTCCAAATTCCTAGGAACCCTTACCCAGGAGAGATTTTCAACCACCCTGAAGGTAAAGATGTATATGCTGGAGTTCCCAAGGACTACACAGGATCAGAAGTCACTCCTGAACTTTTCCTAGCTGTACTCCAGGGCAATGAGCAAGCTGTCCAAGGTATGGGCACCGGAAAGGTGGTCAAAAGTGGTCCCAATGACCGTATCTTCGTCAATTTGGATGACCACGGAGCACCTGGACTATTCGCTTTTCCTTACGGAGAACTCATGGCAGATGACTTCGCCGCAGCTGTCACAAGCATGCATGAAGCACAAAAATACAAGGAGGTAAGCAAAGAAACTTTTCCTATTAACAACATAATCAACAGTTtccgaaaaaaaaacatttcttatcTACATGATTCGGTGCGTGTGTATACACCAATTTATCCATGACCTTAATCAATTATATAGTCCAGTGAAAGAACACTATATAGAATATCCTGCACCGAGGTCACCATCAAAGTATTTTAACGAATCACAATCCTTTACCAGTAAAAGCACACCACTGGTGATATTCAGCAAACCTAACCTTCATAagagtgaaaacagaaaaataaacaggTTTTGCAAGCACCAACGTCACACAAGCAAAGGGGAAACGGCTAAAACTTTATTCTTTTTCAAATGTCAGATTATGATTTACATCGAGGCCTGTGAGTCGGGATCAATGTTCGAAGACCTTTACCCTCCTTCTCTTAAAGGTAAGCGCTTCACATCCATGCTAAATTTTAACACAAGAAAGGAAATaaggcaggtgtgtgtgtgtctgtgtgtgtgtgtactcatatATAACGTAATATCATAATTTTACACATTACGAAGGTGACAGTTAATCCAACAATGGTCCAggcgaaaaaaaaacactagatgTGCCTCTTACTTGTGGATTGGTTACACAAGAATAAactgcataatatataataattttatctctAAAATAAATACTCCACCAGTCACCAATAGTAATTATCTATAAATCAGAAACCATCTTACACCAAACAAAAGTAGTAACTTGACTGACAAAGCATAATAAAATGATCGAGGAAGTGAAGAAATCACAACAAACTCAAAATGCCAAATCTGACCGCGTCACATTTAACATGAAAAGCTGGCAACCAATACTAAGAACTTTACAGAATATTAACTCACATACAATATTCGTCTTATCATTCATTCAGCTTATGGTCTGTCTGCATCAAGCCCCTCAGAATCCTCCTGGGCAACCTACTGTGACAATCCATACGGAGTTTGTCTTGGTGATGAGTTCAGTGTTAACTGGATGGAGGATACTGAAGCCGTAAGTTTTATTCTCAGACCTTCTACATACCGAACTGTCATGAATTCTGGATAACAACTAAGTGTTATTTAAAGTTCCAATTACAGCTTTCAGAAACCCTTGATGATGAGTAACTTAGTCTAATCATTCACTATTGATCTTTCAAATGGATAATGAGGCATGGGTTGTATACTGACGTTCTAGCATAAAGTATACAAATGTCAAATTTATATAACCCACTATAgtaggtaaataataataattataagatggGTCTAATATTCATTACAGAATGATCCAAACACCGAGACCCTCAAAACTCAATTTGAAAACACAGAAAGGTTGACCTTGGGATCACAGGTCATGCAGTGGGGAGACCTTTCAATAGACGCACAAGTTGTAGCCACATTCTTTGGTCCTACCAGTTCGGCACCTAAGACGTACTCCACCAAACGTACTCAGGTAACTTATTAGTCATAATAATATGGAGATTtagaaagaaactaatttattgataATGCTACTCAGATACTTTAGCCCTTTTGCTTCTACAACATAATGtgtcaaaatatatgaatgtgtcACAGTCAAATATGAAAAACTTGACTCATTTAGCACAATTCCTCTCTGCTTATTTTCTTGACAATGTAACCACCCAAACCTATAAAAACCCTTCAAGGATATTAATGCATTTTCAGGAGTCTTCTATCCCAGTTCAAGACGTCCCCCTCGTTATGTTGGAACGAAAACTGAAGTCCGCAACAAGTGAGTTAGATAAGAAGACTAAAGCAAAGGAAATTGCTGCCCTCAAAGAGGTATGTACGACATCCTGTTTCCCGCAAAATGGAAATTACAAAATCTAAACTTGCTAATAGTTTTGTATTAGCTTTACATTTCATTTGCTAACTGAAACTCATTCTAATTTTTTACTGAATTTCAGAGGCGTGAGTTTGtccacaaaacaatgaaaaacattgCTCTTTCTGTAACTGGTGACGAGAAACTCACTGAGGAGATGATGGTGAAGAAGAACACAAAGATTACTAACTGGAGTTGCTACAACCCAGTTGTTCATGCTTTCAGCGAAAACTGCTTCAATCTTGGCCaggtaagatgaaaaaaaatatcacaggTTATTCTGTTGTGCTAAATTTACTACAGTAATCGATGTTtttatcagaagaaaaaatataaaatctatgccTCTGATACCATACACAGAAGTACTGTTAAcctttcaaaatatgcaaattctATCTATGAAAACAGTATTCAATGATATTTTAAACACTAGTCTTATCCATTAATTGTCTTTTCAGAGCACGTACGCCCTGACTACTGTTCACACACTGCTCCATCTGTGCGAAGCTGGATATAGCAGCAGTGATAttatcaacagcatgaagtcaGTGTGCTACTTCCCTACAATTGAAAATGCCTTCTAAATATTTCCTGACATGTTTACTGAACATCCATATTTAACTGAATTATTAGAGTCCTTATCCCTCTACACAATAAGATACATATTCAATTCTCATAAAAGCCTCGGAAAAGTAGTGCTATGGTAGAACTCTCTCTTTACAGTAAGGACAACGAAGAAATATCTTTCTTATAGGAATATTGTCATGAAAAGTCttcatacactatacatacatgtgaataaaatattaatatttcacttcaaaatatttatttgaatgagAACATCCAATTAACCTtggtaattatatacatatctttctATAACTGTATTATTACTCTTTATTACCTCGAACTCTTTGTAACGAGCCACCCACTCTGCTAAGTTCTTAAGGACCCTTTTGACATAACATTAATAACATCATGCTTAAAAACCATGCTACAAGACATGGAAGCACTGTATTTTGGAGTAAGGTTGCTAGGACACTAAACAAGTCCAAAAGTTAGTCGTGGGAGATTCTAAATCAACTTAACCTGCATAAAGAGACACATGAAATGGGCAACATAGCTCCATCTCTAGCCCAGTCTGGATAAATATGAGAGGAGAGGTTTAAGAATAGGCCATACCTCCAAAATTCCTGCATCTTGACATATAGGAGGTTTTGGGCACCAGGAAGCAGATATCAGAGGAATGAATTACAAAGTTTTAGTAAGGGAAATAATTCCACAGCAAATGTGGGAAGATATGTTGAAAGTATGAGGTAGCGCTACAGAGAGGAATGTTGCCCTTCGGCTTGCCAAAAAGTGGCACAAGACTGAATTGAGCTAAACCGAATTAATGTCTATCAAGCACCAGGTCATGCAGAAATATAGCGCTGTTATGCTATTTATAGATACAGTATGATCAAAGTTAGTGACTGATAAGTCATACTTGATGAAGAATGTTTATTTGTTGAGGGAAGGCGAGGTGGACAGGGAAGAGTGATTAGGCAGGCTGGGCAATGCTTTGTCGCTTGCGACTGTGTTGGAGGCAGGAAAGGGTTATTTGGGATACTGCAAGTGGGATATGACTAGTTGTTGGTAATGCATTAGATTTGCATGACAGATATGTAGTCGAGAAAGTGCTGTTTCCCACCATCTTTTCTTGTGACACGGGTTTAACCATGGTAGTATATGTTAAGTTTAACTCCGCGCAGCTCGTCATTTGAGATACTGGTCCAGAAAGACTGCCAACGACTTAGTAGGCAGTTATGGAAAAATCCAGCTTCTTGATAGATGGGAGATTTTGGGCACCAGGAAACGGAAATCAGAGGAATGAATTACAAAGTTTAGTAGAGGAAACAATTCCACAGCAAATGTGGAAATGTGTTAAAAGTATGGGGTAGCTCTAAGGAGTGGAATTTTGCCCTTTGGCTTCCTAAAAGTGATACACGAATGAGTtgtaatcgaaaaaaaaaaagcttggatttTACACTTAACATGGTTTCTCTTAAAAGACTCTTCTACTATTAAAGCTATATGCTAACACTATACCCAATACTGGCATTGGGCTTTACAAGCTTTTCCCAATACTGAAGGTGGTAATGATgctttatacataaaaaatttctACCTATATCATAGAACTGGATGCTTGCTACCTTACTAGTATTGAAAGAAATTTAAACCTGtcatttgtattatattatttcacTTAGATATTTTTACTGGTAAAAACAATTATcgagattatatttttatttcggcATGATGGTCAAAATTTACATTCTGCTGGGAAGCAGCACTCACAGGTATGACAGTAAAGATTTTTAGGGGAAATTGATTTTCAAGGGCGTGTTAGTGATGTATATGGATGTGATTTTAGGGGAAATTGATTTTCAGAGTGACTTTTATAGAGATAATGTATGTGGTGGGGATGATGAAGTAATAATGTGCTTTTTTTTACTCTAGGCTTTGCAGATATTGAATAACCTTTTTCAGAGTGACGATAATCTTGTGTTATCCAAGTTAACACAAATGATGGGTGTGACAAAcccagttttgtttgtttgtttgtatggtgcttttacgttgcatggaaccagtagttattcagcaacgggaccaatggctttacgtgacttccgaaccacgtcgagagtgaacttctatcaccagaagtacacatctttcactcctcaatggaatggcccagaatcgaacccgcgaccaccaaggtgggacgctaataccattccaaccacgccgctgaggtgctTAAACCCAGTTTTGGAAAATTTATCTAAAACACTAaatctaaaaatacacaggacAAGTAGACCTATAGTTAACATAAATCAATGTCCATTTGAACGGCAGGAGgctttagaaaaacattttaaaaataaataaataaaaaaaacatacacacatcatTCGATTAATTCTCGAGTCTACGGCAACGAGGTTCTCTTTAGATTCTTCAAACCCGGAACTTGACAAGAGTCTGTAATTGTGGATGCATGTAGCACTGAAATGGAAGTAGACATGTCATCTTATCGTACGGGCGATAAGTAAGGCTCAGTAGTGGGTTACACAGTTATTGCCTTACTAACCTCCTCGTCACACAGTCAGTGTCGTCCAAAAATGTCTGCATTCAAGTGGATTATCTCAGGGAAAGGTAAGTGCGTGTGTTACTGTTTTTAAAAAGTCGCTGTAAGTGCCATAACCTCAAGGTTATAGCTAATTATGTATCACTCAGCGGCTGCCTTATTGAAATTTTAAGTAAGCGAGAAAGTAAATACAATCTataccacataatatatatatatatatatatatatatatatatatatatatgtataatatatatataatatatatatatatatatatatatatatatatatatatatatatatatatatatatataatgtatatataagtatatatatatatatatatatatatatatatatatatatatatatatatatatatatatatatatatatatatatatatatatatatatatatatatatatatatatacgtgtatatatgtatacatatatatatatatatatatatatatatatatatatatatatattatatttattatagtttgtataaattataataatcaaggACTTGAAAAGGATCCAGCAAAAAGCTAAAGGCATAATTTCAAAAGACTAGAAATGCAATGATTTTTTTGTTAAGTTATTGAGGGTAGTGTATCTCCTCTCGATAGGTAAGTAATCAACGTATCACAACTTCAGCCTTTACTGCTGTGACAGATCACTTTACATAAACTACTTTAATGAAATTAAAGCAATAAAACTTACGTTGCGGTCCATTTAGTTTCACATATCACTTAAAAACAACtgtaacaaaaatttatatatgtaacttaaatatttttgaaaataaacatcatGATCGGACTTTATCTAGAGTTTTAATTACAAACTGGGATAAAGTTTACACAATCTATATTAGTGAAGGTCAGTAAAGATGGTGCATTCTACGAAACAATTTGCTTTGTTAGTTTCCTAGATATTTTATGTTAATAGTTTCTGTTAAGCCTCTTAGGTATTTTATGTTAATAGTACctgttaaagatattttttttcagtttattgatGTACCTATTACTACAGCAAATGCTTTGTCCAACGCTGTAAATTGGTTACTTAAAAATGTACTATTTTCCATTATAAATATGAATCGGATTTGCTGCGAACAATGAAGCTGACATGAGTATTCATGGTGGATTGAAATGCAAATACGGCAGTGGTCTACCAATTTCATCATCACTGGTTGTGCAGAACATTTCCTACACCTTTGCTGTTCGGTTCCTTGCTTGAAAGCACTTGAAGACAGAAAAGTCTTAAGaagatttatataattatctttgtGATAGTCCAAAGCATATAAATTAACATCAGGCGTACTTAAACTCACTAAAAAAGAACCACTCAAAATCTTACACCGAAGTCAAATTCTctcattctcagagagagaggaggaggaggaaaggagagagggaagaaagagagagagattttcgagagagagagagagagagagagagagagagagagagagtagattctAAGCAAAGTAGGTAGTAGGCCTTTTTGTCAGACCCTATGGAATGAAAACGCCTCAATCTCTTTTAATGATCACCCGACACGATAGGCTCAGTTGACTGCGGGTTTAAGTAGTATATTTATGTGAAAACATACTATTTACGTCATTAATAAACACTAAGCACCTTCAATCACATGTGCGGCTCGTAATTTACTATACAGAAAACTTATAATACTGAGAATTTTTACAATACCCTTAATATACTCGTCTCCTCACATTTGGCTAATTAACTTGTCTTTTTCAATCATATCAGGAATCCAACGAACACTGACGTTGGCAGCTTTGTTTGCTCTATTGTCCTTGACAGCAGCAGCAAGAATCTCGCCAAGAAATAAAGGAGTGAACTGGGCAGTTCTTGTTGCTGGATCAAGTGGGTGGTCCAACTATCGACATCaggtgaaattaaaataattccttgtacataacaaaagcaaaattcatatggaacattCACGCAGGTATAATACTAAAATGAATctaaaaaatatgtttatatgaaaaaatccTTCAAAAGCTATATTTCATTCCAGTCTGACATCTGCCATGCCTACCATATCATGCACGACCGAGGTATTCCCGATGAACGTATCATTGTCATGATGTATGACGACATAGCCAACAACTTGCTGTAAGCACTATTACAATTGTACAAATGCCAATGTGACCTGAATCTTTATAATAGACTAATGTTCAttcctagataaaaaaaaatagtcattaaaaGTATCATGGAATTGCAATTAAAACAGATATATGACTTCAAATTCCTAGGAATCCCTATCCAGGAAGAATTTTCAACCACCCTAACGGATCAGATGTGTATGCTGGGGTTCCCAAGGACTACACAGGTAAAGAAATCACACCAGCACTTTTCCTGGCTGTACTACAAGGTGATGAAGAAGCTGTGAAGGGCATAGGCTCCGGAAAGGTGGTCAAAAGTGGTCCCGATGACCGTATCTTCGTCCATTTGGATGACCACGGAGCTCCTGGATTACTTGGTTTTCCTCATGGAGAACTGATGGCAGATGAATTCGCGGCAGTTGTCACAAGCATGCATGAAGCAGAAAAATACAAGGAGGTAAGGAAGTGTCATCAAACCAGCTGGTCCCTGtccgccccccaccccttccaCCCGCAACCCGTTCTTCATCCGGATCTTTCATCCCgttaaaattttcacaaaaatctttcaaaacttttatacCTAATCCtacgaaaacaaacaaattggGCAAAAACACAACTTTAATAATCTAAACAAAGCAAAACCTTCGAGCCTTCCTAATTATTGAAGAGTTATATTCAAAGAAAGCATGAAACCATACAATAAATACCAGTTTTACAactataaattttgaaattatatataaaaataataccgACACTATCACACGCATACGGCAATTCACGTTTATCAAAGTTGGTCATAAAGTAAGAACACAAAACGTAACTTAGATCATAAATCAGGTGCTTTAGCTATATAACATTCTCGAGCATCTTAGGAATAACCTGCTGTATAGTGGCTACAAGACTTATGATACtgtatctctttgagataatgtaATCTTCGAACTCGTTTCCAAGAAACTACCATGCTTCACAAACACTTGATAGACCGGATCAATGCATATCGGTAAAGCAAGTACATTATTTGCTCGGTATTGATAAATTTTGGGGTCATTGGAATCGATACACCAATGTATATTGGAGACTCGACACTATTGGGTCG harbors:
- the LOC135217209 gene encoding legumain-like, with protein sequence MNVLSKESFLPFFFICHVNFHKAPDTITSEATLGIKRPQSPRNNHSARLTLLVYRTFNNPTMKLAALWALLPLAAAAGVVPPENEGVNWAVLVAGSSGWFNYRHQSDICHAYQIMHDRGIPDERIIVMMYDDIARSLQNPYPGEIFNHPEGKDVYAGVPKDYTGSEVTPELFLAVLQGNEQAVQGMGTGKVVKSGPNDRIFVNLDDHGAPGLFAFPYGELMADDFAAAVTSMHEAQKYKEIMIYIEACESGSMFEDLYPPSLKAYGLSASSPSESSWATYCDNPYGVCLGDEFSVNWMEDTEANDPNTETLKTQFENTERLTLGSQVMQWGDLSIDAQVVATFFGPTSSAPKTYSTKRTQESSIPVQDVPLVMLERKLKSATSELDKKTKAKEIAALKERREFVHKTMKNIALSVTGDEKLTEEMMVKKNTKITNWSCYNPVVHAFSENCFNLGQSTYALTTVHTLLHLCEAGYSSSDIINSMKSVCYFPTIENAF